A genomic window from Rahnella aceris includes:
- the thrP gene encoding bifunctional threonine/serine APC transporter ThrP: MANQEEKGGLHRGLEARHIELIALGGTIGVGLFMGAASTLKWAGPSVLLAYILAGVFVFFIMRSMGEMLHLEPVAGSFAVYAHKYLGPYYGYLTAWSYWFMWIAVGISEITAIGVYAQYWFPDLPQWIPALMAVAIVAAANLAAVKLYGEMEFWFALIKITTIIVMIVVGLAVIFFGFGNHGEAVGFANLTAHGGFFAGGWKGFLFALCIVVASYQGVELVGITAGEAKNPQVTLKRAINNILWRILIFYVGAIFVIITIFPWNEMGTHGSPFVLTFAKIGIASAAGIINFVVLTAALSGCNSGMYSCGRMLYALSKNRQLPAFLSNVSKSGVPVYGIAITILCLLVGSCLNYIIPNPEKVFVYVYSASVLPGMVPWFVVLISQLRFRDAHKEKLKNHPFKSVLFPYTNYLTLIFLACVLVGMAINPDTRVSLLVGGIFIAAVSLIYFGLGMHKRAALTAEKAK; encoded by the coding sequence ATGGCGAATCAAGAGGAAAAGGGTGGGCTACACCGGGGGCTTGAAGCGAGACATATTGAGCTGATAGCGCTCGGCGGCACCATCGGGGTTGGATTATTTATGGGCGCGGCCAGTACCCTGAAATGGGCCGGGCCGTCAGTATTGCTGGCCTATATTCTGGCGGGTGTGTTCGTCTTCTTTATCATGCGCTCGATGGGCGAGATGCTGCACCTGGAGCCCGTTGCCGGTTCGTTCGCCGTCTACGCCCATAAATATCTTGGGCCATATTACGGCTACCTGACCGCATGGAGTTACTGGTTTATGTGGATAGCAGTGGGGATTTCTGAAATCACCGCTATCGGAGTATACGCCCAATACTGGTTCCCGGATTTACCACAGTGGATCCCCGCGCTGATGGCTGTGGCGATTGTAGCCGCCGCGAACCTTGCCGCCGTTAAACTGTATGGCGAAATGGAGTTCTGGTTTGCGCTGATCAAAATCACTACCATCATTGTGATGATCGTGGTGGGGCTGGCGGTAATCTTCTTCGGCTTTGGCAATCACGGCGAAGCTGTCGGTTTTGCCAATCTGACCGCGCACGGTGGTTTCTTCGCAGGCGGCTGGAAAGGTTTCCTGTTTGCGCTGTGTATCGTTGTGGCGTCCTATCAGGGCGTGGAACTGGTGGGGATTACCGCCGGTGAAGCGAAGAATCCGCAGGTTACGCTCAAACGCGCTATCAACAATATCCTGTGGCGTATCCTGATTTTCTACGTCGGTGCGATTTTCGTCATCATCACCATTTTCCCATGGAACGAAATGGGCACACACGGCAGCCCGTTTGTCCTGACATTCGCGAAGATTGGCATTGCTTCGGCGGCTGGCATTATCAACTTTGTGGTGCTGACGGCGGCGTTGTCCGGCTGTAACAGCGGTATGTACAGCTGCGGACGTATGCTTTATGCACTGTCGAAGAATCGGCAGTTGCCTGCGTTTCTGAGCAATGTCTCGAAAAGTGGTGTGCCGGTTTACGGTATTGCCATCACCATTTTGTGTCTGCTGGTCGGTTCGTGCCTGAACTACATCATCCCGAATCCTGAGAAAGTGTTCGTGTATGTCTACAGTGCCAGCGTACTGCCGGGCATGGTGCCGTGGTTTGTGGTGCTGATCAGCCAGTTACGTTTCCGTGATGCACATAAAGAGAAACTGAAAAACCATCCGTTTAAATCGGTTCTCTTCCCTTATACCAACTACCTGACGCTGATTTTCCTGGCATGTGTGCTGGTCGGTATGGCGATTAATCCGGATACGCGGGTTTCTTTACTGGTCGGCGGTATTTTTATCGCGGCAGTCTCGCTGATATACTTCGGTCTCGGCATGCATAAGCGCGCTGCGCTGACGGCAGAAAAAGCAAAATAA
- the wecG gene encoding lipopolysaccharide N-acetylmannosaminouronosyltransferase produces the protein MNLENKIPQYDIRGIRLWGFRNMAHFLDYLFAGHQVKNGSLVAINAEKVLTVESNPEMRTLIEHAEFKYPDGISIVRAIRRKYPQSHVSRIAGADLWEGLMERAGREGTPVFLIGGKPEVLAQTEEKLRAKWNVNIVGSQNGYFVPEQREALFERVKSSGAAIVTVAMGSPKQEILMRDCRLVHPDALYMGIGGTYDVFTGHVKRAPKIWQNLGLEWLYRLILQPSRLRRQLKLLKFIRYYYTGRL, from the coding sequence ATGAATTTGGAGAATAAAATCCCGCAATACGACATCCGTGGGATCCGCCTTTGGGGCTTTCGCAATATGGCGCATTTTCTCGATTATCTTTTTGCCGGTCATCAGGTGAAAAACGGTTCGCTGGTGGCGATAAATGCAGAGAAAGTGCTGACGGTCGAAAGCAATCCTGAAATGCGTACGCTGATCGAGCACGCGGAATTTAAGTACCCTGACGGGATCAGCATTGTGCGGGCTATACGGCGTAAATACCCGCAGTCACACGTCTCGCGTATCGCGGGTGCTGACCTCTGGGAAGGGCTGATGGAGCGAGCAGGCCGTGAAGGAACACCGGTCTTTCTGATAGGCGGTAAGCCGGAAGTACTGGCGCAGACAGAAGAAAAGCTGCGCGCCAAGTGGAACGTCAATATTGTCGGTAGCCAGAATGGTTATTTTGTGCCGGAACAGCGCGAGGCATTGTTCGAAAGGGTGAAAAGCAGCGGCGCGGCTATCGTGACCGTGGCAATGGGTTCACCAAAACAGGAAATCCTGATGCGCGATTGCCGCCTTGTGCATCCTGATGCGCTTTATATGGGCATCGGCGGAACCTATGACGTCTTTACCGGACATGTTAAACGTGCGCCTAAAATCTGGCAAAATCTGGGGCTGGAATGGCTCTACCGGTTGATTTTACAGCCGAGCCGTTTACGTCGTCAGCTCAAACTGCTTAAATTTATCCGTTATTACTACACCGGTCGTCTGTAA